A stretch of Rhizobium glycinendophyticum DNA encodes these proteins:
- a CDS encoding ABC transporter substrate-binding protein: MKVLTAIGAGLLATFATAMTSRAAEPLNVLCGVDEVWCAVMEKTYEAKTGLKVDMARMSTGEILDRVRAEKNAPTVDVWWGGTGVTHLQAAYEGLLEPNRPGQEADLLPWARNFHSLSGGTSVGLYAGALGFAYNADLLSSEGLPAPNCWKDLAKPIYRGHILSGNPHSSGTAFTTLVTLVQLLGEDEAFAYMRELGRNITEYTKAGAEPVKAAGRGEITIGISFMHDAVTQKEAGAPLVIVAPCEGTGYEIGAVSIVKGSRDLQEARRFVDFALSPEGQATGAIAGQNQVPSNARAMLPPAAPDISMIKMVDYDFATFGSPEQRSRLLSRFDREINPTN; this comes from the coding sequence GTGAAGGTATTGACCGCCATCGGCGCGGGGTTGCTTGCAACCTTTGCCACGGCCATGACCAGCCGAGCTGCCGAACCGCTGAATGTTCTCTGCGGCGTTGATGAGGTCTGGTGTGCCGTCATGGAAAAGACCTATGAGGCGAAGACCGGCCTCAAGGTCGACATGGCGCGGATGAGCACCGGCGAGATCCTCGATCGTGTCCGGGCTGAGAAGAATGCTCCGACTGTTGATGTCTGGTGGGGCGGCACAGGGGTCACGCATCTCCAGGCCGCCTATGAAGGTCTCCTTGAACCCAATCGACCCGGACAGGAAGCAGACCTTCTGCCCTGGGCGCGGAACTTCCACTCTTTGTCGGGCGGTACATCCGTCGGTCTGTATGCTGGCGCGCTCGGCTTTGCCTACAATGCGGATCTTCTCTCGTCTGAAGGATTGCCGGCGCCAAACTGCTGGAAGGATCTCGCCAAGCCGATCTATCGCGGCCATATCCTGTCCGGCAATCCGCATTCGTCGGGCACCGCCTTCACAACCCTGGTGACGCTGGTGCAGCTGCTCGGTGAAGACGAGGCTTTCGCCTATATGCGCGAGCTCGGCCGCAACATCACCGAATACACCAAGGCCGGTGCCGAGCCGGTCAAGGCCGCGGGCAGGGGAGAGATCACGATCGGCATCTCCTTCATGCACGATGCCGTCACGCAAAAGGAGGCGGGCGCTCCCCTCGTGATCGTCGCGCCCTGCGAGGGCACCGGCTACGAGATCGGAGCGGTCAGCATCGTCAAGGGCAGTCGCGATCTGCAGGAGGCGCGCCGCTTTGTCGATTTCGCGCTGAGCCCCGAGGGACAGGCAACCGGGGCCATCGCCGGACAGAACCAGGTGCCATCCAATGCCCGGGCGATGCTTCCGCCTGCCGCTCCCGACATTTCGATGATCAAGATGGTGGACTATGACTTCGCCACCTTCGGTTCCCCCGAACAGCGAAGTCGGCTCTTGAGCCGCTTCGATCGCGAGATCAACCCGACCAACTGA
- a CDS encoding response regulator transcription factor: MLNQKVKILIVEDDPDMAELICDLVEAEGWIPITAPSAEAAQERLQHETVQLVLVDHNLPGLSGRAFAQRLRAQTDVGIVMVTAAGSATDRVLGLETAADDYVVKPFEPIELTARIKAVLRRTHPQLRHDRETERDHASAALRLGEWAVDLTQRRAVCLADPTKTLTAAEFALLEILAETPNTPVSRAQILDRMGADSDRFVDRNVDVLVLRLRRKIERNPDLPRHIQTRRGKGYILHTDEAGPSP; the protein is encoded by the coding sequence GTGTTGAATCAGAAGGTGAAAATTCTGATCGTCGAGGACGATCCGGATATGGCGGAGCTCATTTGTGATCTTGTGGAGGCTGAAGGCTGGATACCAATCACAGCCCCCTCCGCCGAGGCTGCACAGGAGCGATTGCAGCATGAGACGGTTCAACTGGTTCTGGTCGACCACAATCTTCCGGGCCTTTCCGGCAGGGCCTTCGCGCAGCGGCTGCGGGCCCAGACCGATGTCGGCATCGTCATGGTCACGGCAGCGGGCAGCGCGACGGATCGGGTTCTGGGTCTCGAGACGGCGGCCGACGACTATGTCGTGAAGCCGTTCGAACCCATCGAACTGACCGCCAGGATCAAGGCAGTTCTCCGCCGCACGCATCCGCAATTGCGCCACGACAGGGAAACCGAGCGAGATCATGCCTCGGCAGCACTCCGGCTCGGCGAATGGGCCGTCGATCTCACCCAGCGTCGTGCGGTCTGCCTTGCAGATCCGACGAAAACGCTGACGGCTGCGGAATTTGCCCTGCTTGAGATCCTCGCGGAAACCCCGAATACACCGGTCAGCCGCGCCCAGATCCTCGACCGGATGGGCGCTGATTCCGATCGTTTCGTCGATCGAAACGTCGATGTTCTGGTGCTTCGGCTGAGACGCAAGATCGAGCGGAACCCAGACCTCCCCCGACACATCCAGACCCGGCGCGGCAAAGGCTATATACTTCACACCGACGAAGCCGGACCATCGCCTTGA
- a CDS encoding ABC transporter substrate-binding protein: MRLKLLSTLLFAGTSLGTGSAMAAGELNLICAADVVICEQMKGDFEKAHDIKVNMVRMSSGEAYAKIRAEARNPKTDLWWAGTGDPHLQAASEGLTAEYKSPILDQLQDWAKNQAESSGFKTVGVYAGALGWGYNTEIFKQKGYKEPVCWADLLAPELKGEIQIANPNSSGTAYTALASLVQIMGEDKAFEYLKSLNANISQYTKSGSAPVKAAARGETGLGIVFMHDAVAQTAEGFPVKAIAPCEGTGYEIGSMSIVKGARNMENAKIWYDWSLKPEVQSRMKDAKSFQLPSNKSAEIPKEAPRFEDIKLIDYDFKTYGDPEKRKALLERWDREIGAVAN, from the coding sequence ATGCGACTGAAACTTCTTTCCACTCTTCTCTTTGCCGGCACGAGCTTGGGCACCGGTTCGGCCATGGCTGCCGGCGAGCTCAACCTCATCTGCGCCGCCGATGTCGTCATCTGCGAACAGATGAAGGGCGATTTCGAAAAGGCTCATGACATCAAGGTCAACATGGTCCGCATGTCCTCGGGCGAAGCCTATGCCAAGATCCGCGCCGAAGCGCGCAACCCGAAGACCGACCTCTGGTGGGCGGGCACCGGCGACCCGCATCTTCAGGCCGCGTCCGAAGGGCTGACCGCCGAATACAAATCGCCCATTCTCGACCAGTTGCAGGATTGGGCGAAGAACCAGGCTGAAAGCTCGGGCTTCAAGACCGTCGGCGTCTACGCCGGTGCACTCGGCTGGGGCTACAACACCGAGATCTTCAAGCAGAAGGGCTACAAGGAGCCGGTCTGCTGGGCCGACCTTTTGGCGCCCGAACTGAAGGGCGAGATCCAGATCGCAAACCCCAACTCCTCCGGCACCGCCTATACGGCGCTCGCCTCGCTCGTGCAGATCATGGGTGAAGACAAGGCCTTCGAATACCTGAAGTCGCTCAACGCCAACATCTCGCAATACACCAAATCCGGCTCCGCTCCGGTGAAGGCTGCTGCCCGCGGCGAGACCGGCCTCGGCATCGTCTTCATGCACGACGCCGTCGCCCAGACCGCCGAAGGCTTCCCAGTCAAGGCGATCGCGCCGTGCGAGGGCACCGGCTACGAAATCGGCTCGATGTCGATCGTCAAGGGCGCCCGCAACATGGAAAACGCCAAGATCTGGTACGACTGGTCGCTGAAGCCTGAAGTCCAGTCACGCATGAAGGATGCCAAATCCTTCCAGCTTCCGTCGAACAAGAGCGCCGAGATCCCGAAGGAAGCGCCCCGCTTCGAGGACATCAAGCTGATCGACTACGATTTCAAGACCTATGGCGATCCGGAAAAGCGCAAGGCGCTGCTTGAGCGCTGGGATCGCGAAATCGGCGCTGTCGCCAACTGA